A genomic segment from Neodiprion lecontei isolate iyNeoLeco1 chromosome 1, iyNeoLeco1.1, whole genome shotgun sequence encodes:
- the LOC124293068 gene encoding uncharacterized protein LOC124293068 yields MMRLVGDNATDDLLRVKWPNLLPSQTRQILKIFKTQNVDELFQAADAMLESPMLPSTAAIAAPDVNAIQQRTSDFANLKLLMVQIITLCRNIHTCVSCPPRTQHINDNRGNNHRSNANNSRRERSSSSSSGRQYFRGVCWYHNKHGANALKCLQPSSFNQQPSSSGNA; encoded by the coding sequence ATGATGCGGCTCGTCGGCGACAATGCAACGGACGACCTTCTACGAGTCAAATGGCCCAACCTTCTGCCGTCGCAGACCCGTCAAATTCTCAAGATCTTCAAAACCCAGAACGTCGACGAACTTTTTCAGGCAGCGGACGCTATGCTGGAGTCTCCCATGCTACCTTCCACAGCCGCCATCGCAGCACCAGACGTCAACGCTATACAACAGCGCACATCCGACTTCGCAAACCTCAAACTGCTGATGGTGCAGATCATCACGCTCTGCAGAAACATCCACACATGCGTCAGTTGTCCGCCCAGAACTCAACACATCAACGACAACAGAGGTAACAATCACAGAAGCAACGCCAACAACAGCAGGCGAGAACGCAGTTCATCTAGCTCTAGCGGCCGCCAGTATTTCAGAGGAGTATGTTGGTATCACAATAAGCATGGTGCCAACGCGCTCAAATGCCTACAGCCCAGCTCCTTCAACCAACAGCCAAGCAGCTCGGGAAACGCATAG
- the LOC124293067 gene encoding uncharacterized protein LOC124293067, whose product MGRCCAVHGCLSGRKASENVEKVALFKAPKDVELRSKWSSALGQELKASSFICELHFNPENVIKTDREILKDGSVYVYEYQKVHLRKKAEPKSHTNDDNENNCSLLLNNDSSTISDINDDTTRNISIFVGCDEHKKELTKKIINNFIIMRGHFLVKCFNKSATERKVKCKS is encoded by the exons aTGGGTAGGTGTTGTGCTGTTCATGGTTGTCTTAGTGGCCGAAAGGCAAGTGAGAATGTAGAGAAAGTAGCTTTATTCAAAGCACCAAAA GATGTTGAATTGCGTAGTAAATGGAGCTCAGCTTTGGGACAAGAATTAAAAGCTAGCAGTTTTATTTGCGAATTACACTTTAATCCAGAGAATGTGATTAAAACTGATCGAGAGATTTTAAAAGATGGtagtgtatatgtgtatgaatACCAGAAAGTTCATTTGAGGAAGAAAGCTGAGCCAAAATCACATACTAATGACgacaatgaaaacaattgtagcttgctattaaataatgattctTCAACAATCTCTGATATAAATGACGATACGACAagaaatatatcaatttttgttggCTGTGACGAgcataaaaaagaattaacaaaaaaaataattaacaatttcataataatgcGGGGGCATTTTCTAGTCAAATGTTTTAATAAAAGTGCTACGGAGAGAAAAGTTAAATGTAAATCCTAA